CGCCGTGCGCCGCCGCCGCCTTCACGCACAGGGCCTCGATGTCGGCAAGGGTGTCGGAGCCGTAGATCTCCGGCTGACGCTGACCCAGCAGGTTCAGGTTGGGGCCGTTGAGAATCATGATCGGGGCGTTGGCCAGGGTGCGGGGCACGGTTCCTCCGGTCCGTTCGGGGTGCTGCGGCCCTTGCGCGACCGCTGCTCGGTCCCCGGTTTATCACGGTGCACCGGCGGCCCGGCCGCCCGTACCCTCCGTGCATGGTGCCGATCACTTACCCGCCCAAGCCCTCGTCCGGCGACCGCGTCGCGGTGATATCCCCCGCCTCCGGGCTGCCGGGACTCTTCCCGCGCCCCTACGAGTTGGGGCTGGAGCGGCTGCGCGAGGAGTACGGGCTGAAGCCGGTCGAGTACCCGTCCACCCGGACGATGGGTGCGAAGCCCGCCGAGCGGGCCGCCGACGTCCACGCCGCCTTCGCCGACCCTGAGATCAAGGCCGTGATCGCGTCGATCGGCGGCGACGACCAGATCACCGTGCTGCCGCACCTGGACCGGGAACTGATCCGGGCCAACCCCAAGCCGTTCTTCGGCACGAGCGACAACACGAACCTCCTCGCCTACCTGCGCAACACGGGCATCGTCGGGTACCACGGCGCGAGCGTCATGGTCGAGCTGGGACGTCCCGGAGCCATGCACCCGCAGACCGCCGCGTCACTGCGCGCGGCACTGTTCACCTCGGGCCCCTACGAGCTGCGGCCCGCCGCACGCTGGAACGACGTCGACCGCGACTGGGCCGACCCGGCGACCTTCGACGAGGAGCCCGGGTCACGGCCCGGGTCGGGCTGGTCCTGGGTGAACGCCGAGCGGGTGACCGAGGGACGCAGCTGGGGCGGCTGCCTGGAGATCCTCGGCTGGCTGCTGATGGCCGACCGGGAGATCGCGCGCGACCCGGCGGAGTACGACGGTGGCGTGCTGCTGCTGGAGACCTCCGAGGAGATGCCGAG
This region of Streptomyces ambofaciens ATCC 23877 genomic DNA includes:
- a CDS encoding S66 family peptidase, which gives rise to MVPITYPPKPSSGDRVAVISPASGLPGLFPRPYELGLERLREEYGLKPVEYPSTRTMGAKPAERAADVHAAFADPEIKAVIASIGGDDQITVLPHLDRELIRANPKPFFGTSDNTNLLAYLRNTGIVGYHGASVMVELGRPGAMHPQTAASLRAALFTSGPYELRPAARWNDVDRDWADPATFDEEPGSRPGSGWSWVNAERVTEGRSWGGCLEILGWLLMADREIARDPAEYDGGVLLLETSEEMPSAAEVFRTLRNMGERGLLRRFAALLMARPKTWSFERPHSPEEGARYAAEQREAVLRAMRAYAPDATIVFDVDFGHTDPQLVLPYGGTVRVDGPARRITVTY